One Phalacrocorax aristotelis chromosome Z, bGulAri2.1, whole genome shotgun sequence DNA window includes the following coding sequences:
- the HDHD2 gene encoding haloacid dehalogenase-like hydrolase domain-containing protein 2 isoform X2: MAARRALKAVLVDLSGTLHVEDSAVPGAQEALKRLRSAPVTIRFVTNTTKECKRDLLERLTKLGFDIVENEIFTSLTAARNLLEQKQVRPLLLVDDKALPDFTGIATNDPNAVVVGLAPEHFHYQMMNRAFQLILDGAPLIAIHKARYFKKKDGLALGPGPFVAGLEYATDTKATVVGKPEKTFFLEALRGTGCAPEEAVMIGDDCRDDVGGAQNAGMRGILVRTGKYRPADENKINPAPYLTCENFPEAVKHILEHLV, translated from the exons atggCAGCTCGGCGTGCGCTGAAAGCTGTCTTGGTGGATCTCAGCGGCACACTTCACGTTGAAGACTCAGCTGTGCCCGGCGCGCAGGAAGCTCTTAAAAG GCTGCGCAGCGCTCCAGTTACCATTCGATTTGTGACGAACACAACAAAGGAGTGCAAGAGAGACTTGCTGGAGAGGCTGACGAAACTGGGATTTGACATTGTGGAAAATGAGATCTTCACGTCTCTGACGGCAGCCAGAAATCTTCTGGAGCAAAAGCAGGTGCGGCCTCTCCTCCTGGTGGACGATAAGGCCCTGCCTGATTTCACAG GGATAGCTACCAATGACCCCAATGCTGTGGTGGTTGGACTGGCTCCGGAGCACTTCCACTATCAGATGATGAACAGAGCATTTCA GTTGATTTTGGATGGGGCTCCTCTTATAGCTATACATAAAGCCagatatttcaagaaaaaagatgGCTTGGCTCTGGGACCTGGACCTTTCGTAGCTGGGCTGGAATACGCGACGGACACCAAAGCAACCGTGGTGGGGAAGCCGGAGAAAACCTTCTTCCTTGAGGCTTTGCGGGGGACTGGCTGTGCCCCAGAGGAGGCCGTCATGATTGGTGAT GACTGCAGGGATGATGTTGGTGGTGCCCAGAACGCGGGCATGCGTGGGATTTTGGTACGGACCG GTAAATATCGACCagcagatgaaaacaaaattaatccGGCGCCTTACTTAACCTGTGAGAATTTCCCAGAGGCAGTGAAACATATCCTGGAGCATCTGGTATAA
- the IER3IP1 gene encoding immediate early response 3-interacting protein 1, with translation MAFSLYSLLQAALLIVNAVAVLHEERFLRHVGWGSDQGIGGFGEEPGIKAQLTNLIRSVRTVMRVPLIAVNSVTIILLLLFG, from the exons ATGGCCTTCAGTCTCTACTcgctgctgcaggctgccctCCTCATCGTCAACGCCGTGGCTGTGCTGCATGAGGAGCGCTTCCTCCGCCACG TTGGCTGGGGAAGTGATCAAGGGATTGGAGGATTTGGAGAGGAACCAGGAATTAAGGCACAGCTAACGAACCTTATCCGATCTGTACGGACCGTTATGAGAG TGCCATTAATAGCAGTGAACTCCGTTACAATCATTCTCCTCCTGTTGTTCGGTTGA
- the HDHD2 gene encoding haloacid dehalogenase-like hydrolase domain-containing protein 2 isoform X1, giving the protein MMAARRALKAVLVDLSGTLHVEDSAVPGAQEALKRLRSAPVTIRFVTNTTKECKRDLLERLTKLGFDIVENEIFTSLTAARNLLEQKQVRPLLLVDDKALPDFTGIATNDPNAVVVGLAPEHFHYQMMNRAFQLILDGAPLIAIHKARYFKKKDGLALGPGPFVAGLEYATDTKATVVGKPEKTFFLEALRGTGCAPEEAVMIGDDCRDDVGGAQNAGMRGILVRTGKYRPADENKINPAPYLTCENFPEAVKHILEHLV; this is encoded by the exons AT gatggCAGCTCGGCGTGCGCTGAAAGCTGTCTTGGTGGATCTCAGCGGCACACTTCACGTTGAAGACTCAGCTGTGCCCGGCGCGCAGGAAGCTCTTAAAAG GCTGCGCAGCGCTCCAGTTACCATTCGATTTGTGACGAACACAACAAAGGAGTGCAAGAGAGACTTGCTGGAGAGGCTGACGAAACTGGGATTTGACATTGTGGAAAATGAGATCTTCACGTCTCTGACGGCAGCCAGAAATCTTCTGGAGCAAAAGCAGGTGCGGCCTCTCCTCCTGGTGGACGATAAGGCCCTGCCTGATTTCACAG GGATAGCTACCAATGACCCCAATGCTGTGGTGGTTGGACTGGCTCCGGAGCACTTCCACTATCAGATGATGAACAGAGCATTTCA GTTGATTTTGGATGGGGCTCCTCTTATAGCTATACATAAAGCCagatatttcaagaaaaaagatgGCTTGGCTCTGGGACCTGGACCTTTCGTAGCTGGGCTGGAATACGCGACGGACACCAAAGCAACCGTGGTGGGGAAGCCGGAGAAAACCTTCTTCCTTGAGGCTTTGCGGGGGACTGGCTGTGCCCCAGAGGAGGCCGTCATGATTGGTGAT GACTGCAGGGATGATGTTGGTGGTGCCCAGAACGCGGGCATGCGTGGGATTTTGGTACGGACCG GTAAATATCGACCagcagatgaaaacaaaattaatccGGCGCCTTACTTAACCTGTGAGAATTTCCCAGAGGCAGTGAAACATATCCTGGAGCATCTGGTATAA
- the HDHD2 gene encoding haloacid dehalogenase-like hydrolase domain-containing protein 2 isoform X3 yields MPARRMAARRALKAVLVDLSGTLHVEDSAVPGAQEALKRLRSAPVTIRFVTNTTKECKRDLLERLTKLGFDIVENEIFTSLTAARNLLEQKQVRPLLLVDDKALPDFTGIATNDPNAVVVGLAPEHFHYQMMNRAFQLILDGAPLIAIHKARYFKKKDGLALGPGPFVAGLEYATDTKATVVGKPEKTFFLEALRGTGCAPEEAVMIGDDCRDDVGGAQNAGMRGILVRTGKYRPADENKINPAPYLTCENFPEAVKHILEHLV; encoded by the exons ATGCCGGCGCGAAG gatggCAGCTCGGCGTGCGCTGAAAGCTGTCTTGGTGGATCTCAGCGGCACACTTCACGTTGAAGACTCAGCTGTGCCCGGCGCGCAGGAAGCTCTTAAAAG GCTGCGCAGCGCTCCAGTTACCATTCGATTTGTGACGAACACAACAAAGGAGTGCAAGAGAGACTTGCTGGAGAGGCTGACGAAACTGGGATTTGACATTGTGGAAAATGAGATCTTCACGTCTCTGACGGCAGCCAGAAATCTTCTGGAGCAAAAGCAGGTGCGGCCTCTCCTCCTGGTGGACGATAAGGCCCTGCCTGATTTCACAG GGATAGCTACCAATGACCCCAATGCTGTGGTGGTTGGACTGGCTCCGGAGCACTTCCACTATCAGATGATGAACAGAGCATTTCA GTTGATTTTGGATGGGGCTCCTCTTATAGCTATACATAAAGCCagatatttcaagaaaaaagatgGCTTGGCTCTGGGACCTGGACCTTTCGTAGCTGGGCTGGAATACGCGACGGACACCAAAGCAACCGTGGTGGGGAAGCCGGAGAAAACCTTCTTCCTTGAGGCTTTGCGGGGGACTGGCTGTGCCCCAGAGGAGGCCGTCATGATTGGTGAT GACTGCAGGGATGATGTTGGTGGTGCCCAGAACGCGGGCATGCGTGGGATTTTGGTACGGACCG GTAAATATCGACCagcagatgaaaacaaaattaatccGGCGCCTTACTTAACCTGTGAGAATTTCCCAGAGGCAGTGAAACATATCCTGGAGCATCTGGTATAA